GAACataaactaaaagaaaaaatacgaaaaataaatctCGCAGCAGTTTCTTTTATAACTTGTATTGAAGAATTCaatgttacttttatatttataggatTATTTGAGATATATTGtttgaataagaaatattaattttttggTTTAATAGTAGAGgtgaaaaatgtttgaaatattcatggtttaaaactttttttttttgcctGGTGTGTATAATCAGACGAGCGGCTTCACTTGAACATTCTAATATGAGTATATTTAACATATCGTATTGTAACCTAAACAGTAATGCTATTCAAAGGTAGatgttaagtatattatttactagctgacccgcgcaacttcgtttgtgTCACGTAAGAGAgtatgagtcaaaattttccccttttttgtaacattttttaccggtactctgctcctattggtcggagcgtgatgatatatagcttataaccttcctcgataaatgggctatctaacactgaaagaatttttcaaattggaccagtaatttctgagattagcgcgttcaaataaacaaacaaacaaactcttcagctttataatatttagtatagatTGATAAAGGATCAAATATAAAACACCTTATATTTGAAGGTGAACGAAAATAActtgtaaaaaacaaaagtttagaCTGTAAGACAAACATAACCAATGACCATGACCGAAAATTCCTAAGTGTCCAGGTAAACACAATCCGATGGAGATTTAATAAAACGTTTCGTATGTAATGAACCGTAAAATAGAGTTCCTTCCAGAGATTAGTCCCTTTTGTCGTGCGGCGGCGGCAACGTTCAGGAAATCACTAGGAAATTGCCCAGTACTCGCCTCTAGCGTACCACTGTGATACGAACAGTTATAATATCCTGAGAGCAAAGCTTTGGACTTTTTTTTTCGTAAGCCACTCGCGTGTTTTTATCGGCCTACAGTTGAGGATATTTTTTGCTAATCTATTTCACGAAGTATAGcgtttttctgtttttttttttgcagaaaACTTGgtagttcttttttaaattgaaaagtcTTAATTTTAAAGGCAAAACACACAGTTCCTTAAAAAATCCAGATCACAGAATACCTACTAAGTAAAATCTTaagacaaacaataaatatcgtTGATAACAACAGAAGATGCACTCTTTATAAATCCAAGCTTGCAACGATACatcatagttttaaaacaatgtcaACCACAAAACCTCGAAGTTTAATCAAACAAAGTGCTTCACAAATAATCCCCATATATCATACTTCTATCTTTACGAAGTTTTTCTCCTGAATACCCTTTACTTGACCGCGCGCCTTCAGATTTTAAGTGAAACCGTCGAAAGTAGAACAAGTTTTCCCTGAAGGCTTTTAAGGCCTTAAAAGATCCTTTCGGACAAGGGGATCAAAGGAGAATGCACTACGCTATGCAAAGACGATGCTGAATTAacacttaatattttgtaaagaatagTAGACATGAAATGTAGGTCTTTTAAGAAGTTGATTTTATTATGGAAACTTGTATGTCGTAAATTGTCGTATTATTATTTCAGGCGCGGACGTAAAAATTTGGACTTTATAAGAAGGAATAAGAATGTGGTTATATTTCTAATGGTAATGTAGATGATTAATTTATGTGGTAAtggtttttatatatttttttattatttctttctatTGAACTACAAATAAGTTAGTAAAAATCGAATACCATGTTAGGTCAAAAAGAGATGTGCCGATATTATTACCAGATATTGTGTTCAAACgtaagtgatattttattttccttacaaataattaatttaagcgAGACTTGATGCACAGATGTATGACGAAAATTAGATCAGCTATTTTGCATATAAAAGTAGCAAAGTCGATGTAAGTAACCCAATGTTTTCGTGCTCCATATGCGCCTTGCCtccaaacataattaaaaattcatGCAATAATATTTCTCAGCCTCAAGTCAAAATTCAAAGGTAGATAGAACCAGTAAATCATAAGACCAATTTAAATCTGTTACGTAACGATTAAAGTTTCTAACGGGGATACGAGCTCAAAATGCTGCTTGGCAATCTATGCGCTCATACATAAATACTTTGAACCGATGATGCTCAAACAACAATATTAGAAGCAGCAACTTAACAATTATAAATTCTCGcgatattataatgtaacgggtcttaaaagcgattgaaaattaaaggttaagataccttatttgtttacccgacgtttcgatcgaagaCGTTAAggcccgttacattataatattaagcatcaaattatttgtatttgtttaccGCTACCTCACCATGTTTAATGCCTGTTATGTTCTATCGTCTCATATGGTGCTCATTTACAACCAATGACGGCATTGCTATTTAAAAGATGAACAATTACAACCTCGACTTTTAAACGTTTAGAACTGTCTATAATATTCGGTATGGTCTCGTCTATATGCGATAAAAGACTtgcaacaacaaaaatatcatttgtTTTTCCAAAAAGAAAAGTTGAGAAACACTGTTTTACTACACAACACAGCTTTTAGGAAAACTAACCGCCGGGCTGGAACCATTAAAACTTGGTTGAAACCAACTTTCATTCGATGTCATCCAATTTTAGTTGTAAAAGTTTTATCGACACacataacaattatttgatgTTGGACTGCAGTGTATGAGTATTATATTGGTTTTCAATAGCCCGTTTAGTGTAGAAGAATTTATTGTGACCTTTCTGCGATATATCTCCTGcgaaaattgtctttaaaatttttaagttgTCAACTACACTAGCGCGATTCTCCACCACTATCGAcaatcaacaaccggctagctaccaataaattttgtatgaaaatcttatcagcgcctctagtgggcgccgtaggaactattttcgcagCACAGTAACCGACAGGCCAAATCATATTCAAAACAGATTTTTGCTTTACACAAATTAGGATTAGAATAATACTCACAAGTACTGAatctttttattgttacatCTCAAGGCATTGTCGCCTCTTAACGTAGTTATACTATAATAATCCTATAGAAAAATCACAACATTTAATACCTGTGTACTTaaacacaaagaaaaatataaaatacattgtttctataaaataaatacaccaACAATTTTTGTTGGTACCCATAACTTATTGCTAGTAATAAAAGATGTAATCTCTAACTAGTAACTGATTCTAGAATTCGTTTGCTTAAAGGTCTAATACACCCAGGAATATTCGTGGGATCACGGAAAATCATTGCACTAACGACATAGAAAAAACAATCTTTGAAAATTCTGTCAAAccagtatataataaataggttTGAAGTAACAGATATTTATCACTAAATCATTATCATGAATAATTATTGCAAGCTCTGGAAGGAATTaggtttaaaaattatacaataattattgtaactacaataaataaatgcctGTAAAATGACAATATTCAATACTTGGTCCAGAAAAGttgaatgccatcaaaaacattctgtaaaaacctcaagtctcgccgtaaaaagttgtgagatctatataataccaagtcgattaatctatttagtctctacttaaaggaccttctgtcttaagttattacgtatgttattatcatgccaattaaaaaaaaaatacctcttaaacaaatagaccgacctggccatcgcaagatttgattattagtatgtatcacactacacagcacgacgagaagttaatgctcctgaaatgttaatggcgaatttgtgttttcttgcgatgaccaagtcgatctatttgttttaaaggtattttttttaattggcatgataataacatacgtaataacttaagacagaaggtcctttaagtagagactaaatagattaatcgacttggtattatatagatctcacaactttttacggcgagacttgaggtttttacagaatgtttttgatggcatctcacttctttttgtagagcgaacataagtccaatttgtatggaaagacgtttttttttcataattcaacatattttcctatgggaatgttgttaagtctcatgggctaaacacccttacccaccctttaccccctcccgttatgcctcatatagtaggtacctatttacacctatttattttattttctacagtaataataattcattaactgcaaatgtaaccttgtaatcttatacatttatatgggattacgaagttattgttgcagttggtgtatttagaaaactggaccgaaattagaaaatattaaatttttcccatgattaagacactaaaccctatttgtattttaaattttaagcttctaagtctgctagaagtaccttagacttttgatgatcggtgagtcagtgagtcagtgagtcagtgaatcagtgaatcagtgagtgacaaaattcgaaatttcaacaagttgtcattcttaaacgactgcttcaaattgactgaaattttaaatagaccgtgtttatacaatgactgattagttgctgaaaatccaggcttcttgttttatctacaacgaaattataggggtgttaaaaatagcccgaattgcttcgagaaaaggatgttacggccgtgccgcttttttttgctcgacttgcgggggcacttccgtgcccccagatttatgCTTTGGTGATTTATCGGAGATGAGACTTAACTATCAAGAAATGAGGCCGATTattatttacgtgccctccaaagcacgctAGTTTAAACACCACCAAGCGGCTCTATGAAATGACCGGTCTAAGCGCTAACCTCTGATCGTAAAGTTCGAAGCGTCTCGATTTTTCTggacaaagttttattttgaagttgggttttttttctatttcatcaGCCGTGCACGAGGCTGACCTAACAACGCCCCCGCCACTCCAGACCCGATTGTTGGCATCGGTGCAATATTAAGTTGAAACTTTAagtcaacattattattattttgaggcCCCGTGATGTGTTGCACAATAGTTGTTTTTCCTTTCTTCTTCGCTGATTCGAGTATACGGACAATCGTCTCGAGATTTCctgaaattttgaaataacaaattacaatGATTTCATTTCATATCGTACATAGTAAGCGTTGAATAATAAAGACAAATATCTCTCATGTCTCATAATAagcaatgatagccgagtggtttaagttggcagcTCCCACGCatgtggttgcaggttcgaacccgggACAACACACCAaggacttttcaaagttatgtgtgtattagaaataattatcacggtggaggaaaacatcgtgatgaaacattgcatgcctaaaatttgattaacacatttattgagcatgcaaagttcccaacccgcacttggtcagcgtggtggactcaagacctaacccctctctcCGGAGAAGGCAAGAGGgcaaggagacccttgccctgcagtggaacagtaatgggttaaaaaaaactcattacaTGTGTAAATTGTCCACCGCATTATGTAATGTTTTGATACTGTACTTTAATAATACTTAGTGTCAAGTAAGTTATCAACAATTTTTGTAGCCTTTTATGTATCGTTTTATACTTGATAGTTGCTTAGACGGGACTTATTCCCCACTTTAAACAAGACTGGTTAGAAAAGAagataaaaaacatatatttatcgTCCAATAAAATCTCCTCTCACTCACCCGCATCAGTTGCGTTTAGAT
Above is a window of Anticarsia gemmatalis isolate Benzon Research Colony breed Stoneville strain chromosome 7, ilAntGemm2 primary, whole genome shotgun sequence DNA encoding:
- the LOC142974119 gene encoding uncharacterized protein LOC142974119; protein product: METIHYVLVLIALYIIYKIFEAESNLRTLVERQNRARGTNWQRNSALVVRTHASEDSDHSDEELIRDLNATDAGNLETIVRILESAKKKGKTTIVQHITGPQNNNNVDLKFQLNIAPMPTIGSGVAGALLGQPRARLMK